A window of the Polaribacter batillariae genome harbors these coding sequences:
- a CDS encoding oligosaccharide flippase family protein has protein sequence MLKKISSDNLIILKNLSFLSVLRFFNIGVKFLLVAYLVRVLGKINYGVLTWVDSAIQYFIIFINFGFNVYAAKYIVDNRSSKSNLNKITSGVFTVKAILFLTSFIILFFLTYLDVFAIYKNYLFLMLFMGIGEVFFPVWYFQGVEKLKLATYITIISRLVLIIGTLLFVLYPEDLKIHIYLLIVSSSLMGLLGYFTLVRKFDFKFLWVGYSTLLKLFKEAYMFFLGRFLSLTFNFMTIFLIGVYYTMDYVTGFDIALKIVLVCIIPFDMLQQAVFPTITRTKNKSLIKKLIFVSVFLGIILSIILYFFSTELLQLFGGKEVTSYSNVLETLAIIPPFVALTFILGTCTLVAFGYNKQFNQSLIISSLIYIFIVLILHMFDILTFWNLVYLRVLSDVLLALIRVYYVFEKQIL, from the coding sequence ATGCTAAAAAAAATAAGTTCAGACAATTTAATTATACTTAAAAACCTCTCCTTTTTATCTGTGTTGAGGTTTTTTAATATTGGTGTAAAATTTTTATTAGTTGCTTATTTAGTAAGGGTATTAGGGAAGATTAATTATGGAGTTTTAACATGGGTTGATTCTGCAATTCAATATTTTATTATTTTTATAAATTTTGGTTTTAATGTTTATGCAGCAAAATATATTGTAGATAATAGAAGTTCTAAAAGTAATTTAAATAAAATTACTTCTGGCGTTTTTACTGTAAAGGCAATTCTTTTTTTAACTAGTTTTATTATTCTTTTTTTTCTTACCTACTTAGATGTTTTTGCAATCTATAAAAACTACCTTTTTCTAATGCTATTTATGGGAATAGGAGAAGTTTTTTTTCCTGTTTGGTATTTTCAGGGAGTAGAAAAATTAAAATTAGCAACTTACATAACGATTATCTCTAGGTTAGTTCTTATAATTGGTACACTTCTGTTTGTATTGTATCCAGAAGATTTAAAAATTCATATATATTTATTAATTGTTTCGAGTTCTTTAATGGGACTTTTAGGCTATTTTACACTTGTTCGTAAATTCGATTTTAAATTTTTGTGGGTGGGCTATTCAACTTTATTAAAATTGTTTAAAGAGGCCTATATGTTTTTTTTAGGAAGGTTTTTATCTTTAACCTTTAACTTTATGACCATTTTTTTAATAGGAGTATATTACACGATGGATTATGTAACTGGTTTCGACATAGCCTTAAAAATAGTTTTAGTTTGTATAATTCCTTTCGACATGTTACAGCAGGCTGTTTTTCCAACAATAACAAGAACCAAAAATAAATCACTCATTAAAAAATTAATATTTGTTAGTGTGTTTCTTGGAATTATTCTGTCTATTATTCTTTATTTTTTTTCTACAGAATTGCTACAACTTTTTGGAGGTAAAGAAGTTACAAGTTATAGTAATGTTTTAGAAACGTTAGCTATTATCCCTCCATTTGTAGCGTTAACTTTTATTTTAGGAACCTGTACTTTAGTTGCATTTGGCTATAATAAACAGTTTAACCAATCTTTAATAATTTCCTCTTTAATTTATATCTTTATCGTTCTAATCTTACATATGTTCGATATTCTTACTTTTTGGAACCTTGTTTATTTGAGAGTTTTGTCTGACGTTCTTTTGGCATTAATTAGAGTTTATTATGTGTTTGAAAAACAAATTCTTTAA
- the gmd gene encoding GDP-mannose 4,6-dehydratase → MNKIALITGVTGQDGAYLTELLLKKGYEVHGIKRRASSFNTQRIDHLYQDPHIENRKLFLHYGDMTDTSNLIRIIQEVKPDEIYNLAAMSHVHVSFETPEYTANVDGLGTLRLLEAIRILNLEKKTKIYQASTSELYGKVQEVPQTETTPFYPRSPYGVAKIYAYWITVNYREAYNLFACNGILFNHESPIRGETFVTRKITRAVSKIALNLQDKVYLGNLDAKRDWGHAKDYVRMMWMILQAEKPEDWVIATGKTTTVRDFVKFAFAEVGVTLEFKGEGENEKGYIKSCTNTAYNLEIGKEVVAVDSHYYRPTEVDLLIGDATKAKEKLGWEPEFTLQDLVKDMMKNDLSLMKKEIYLKKGGHDILNNYE, encoded by the coding sequence ATGAATAAAATTGCTTTAATTACTGGAGTTACTGGTCAAGATGGAGCTTATTTAACCGAGCTATTATTAAAAAAAGGGTATGAAGTTCATGGAATTAAAAGAAGAGCTTCTAGTTTTAATACACAAAGAATAGATCATTTATACCAAGACCCACATATCGAAAACAGAAAACTCTTTTTGCATTATGGAGATATGACAGATACTTCTAATTTAATTAGAATTATACAAGAAGTAAAGCCAGATGAGATCTATAATTTAGCAGCAATGAGCCATGTACATGTTTCTTTCGAAACACCAGAATATACTGCCAATGTAGATGGTTTAGGCACCTTAAGATTGTTAGAAGCCATTCGAATCTTAAATCTCGAAAAGAAAACGAAAATTTACCAAGCATCAACATCAGAATTGTATGGTAAAGTACAAGAAGTACCACAAACAGAAACAACCCCTTTTTACCCAAGAAGCCCTTATGGCGTTGCAAAAATTTATGCTTATTGGATTACTGTAAATTACAGAGAAGCCTATAACTTATTTGCTTGTAATGGAATTCTATTCAATCACGAATCTCCAATTAGAGGCGAAACTTTTGTAACAAGAAAAATTACAAGAGCCGTTTCTAAAATAGCATTAAATTTACAAGATAAAGTATATTTAGGAAATTTAGATGCGAAAAGAGATTGGGGGCATGCCAAAGATTACGTAAGAATGATGTGGATGATTTTGCAGGCAGAAAAACCAGAAGATTGGGTAATTGCCACAGGAAAAACAACTACAGTTAGAGATTTTGTTAAATTCGCCTTTGCAGAAGTTGGCGTTACTTTAGAGTTTAAAGGAGAAGGAGAAAATGAAAAAGGCTATATAAAATCTTGTACAAATACCGCTTATAATTTAGAAATAGGAAAAGAAGTAGTTGCAGTAGATTCACATTATTATAGACCTACAGAGGTAGATCTATTAATAGGAGATGCTACAAAGGCAAAAGAAAAATTAGGTTGGGAGCCAGAATTTACACTGCAAGATTTGGTAAAAGATATGATGAAAAACGACTTGAGTTTAATGAAAAAAGAAATCTATCTTAAAAAAGGCGGACACGATATTTTAAATAATTATGAATAA
- a CDS encoding DUF6909 family protein, with translation MSEFKKIDRTRAQESTNAIEKLYISMRHLFSRGFYKPMGISGETLRKSLLLLRPEIYGSIAEERIELNGLAYVIERLPEGIEECQYINLTADEGYKNSHFTPIVPLKRRRNCYRIDKDQMNIEITRGRSEIYDILTHLTFLFIESHKIQQRVTLNDGEDFTREWKHLEDIVIYQKEVSEEEKEVTIVHLGNILGRTFDEVLTIYKTFSTKENPHRFFQLIYWLGKLAINEVFENNKRTVTFSSVLVEEIGHHIYGEIWANHIKKVLKQNNLLERPVHIISANMHSVLNSIYAKNALPKEGKDLKGFELYQLLSNSNSKPLQKKVKEFASSNGLLYIKDTSGTNIDVQIIDTAKINFNVLTFSKKEKLEDNAVIIVMDYAFGEQAYETMDELLKPYTCEKNTKTHLDVKSISIMGKAGILEGGKGDIMIPSAHIFEGTADNYPFRNELSKEDLQGFGIEVFDGPMISVLGTSLQNKDLLKFFHESTWNVIGLEMEGAHYQKAIQSASKIRGNVSKDIKVRYAYYASDNPLETGATLASGGLGMTGVTPTYAITQKILEQIFSN, from the coding sequence ATGTCCGAATTTAAAAAAATAGATAGAACAAGAGCCCAAGAATCTACAAATGCTATAGAAAAATTATACATCTCTATGCGCCATTTATTTAGTAGAGGTTTTTACAAACCTATGGGAATTTCTGGTGAAACGCTGCGAAAATCGCTATTACTACTTAGACCAGAAATCTATGGATCTATTGCAGAAGAAAGAATCGAATTAAATGGTTTAGCCTACGTAATAGAAAGACTTCCAGAAGGAATTGAAGAATGCCAATACATAAATTTAACGGCAGACGAAGGCTATAAAAACTCTCACTTTACCCCTATTGTTCCTTTAAAAAGAAGAAGAAATTGTTATAGAATAGACAAAGATCAAATGAATATCGAGATTACCAGAGGAAGATCGGAAATCTATGACATTCTAACACATTTAACTTTTTTATTTATAGAATCGCATAAAATTCAGCAAAGAGTTACGTTAAACGATGGAGAAGATTTTACAAGAGAATGGAAACATTTAGAAGACATTGTAATTTATCAAAAAGAAGTTTCCGAAGAAGAAAAAGAGGTAACCATTGTTCATTTAGGAAATATTTTAGGAAGAACTTTCGATGAAGTTTTAACGATTTATAAAACATTTTCTACGAAAGAAAACCCACATCGTTTTTTTCAATTAATTTATTGGTTGGGTAAATTAGCCATTAACGAAGTTTTCGAAAATAATAAAAGAACAGTTACTTTTAGTTCTGTTTTGGTCGAAGAAATAGGGCATCATATTTATGGAGAAATTTGGGCAAATCATATAAAAAAGGTTTTAAAACAAAATAACTTATTAGAAAGACCTGTACACATTATTAGTGCAAACATGCACAGTGTATTAAACTCTATATACGCGAAAAATGCACTTCCAAAAGAAGGAAAAGACTTAAAGGGTTTTGAATTGTACCAACTTTTAAGCAACTCGAACAGCAAACCTTTGCAAAAGAAAGTAAAAGAATTTGCCTCTTCTAATGGTTTATTATATATAAAAGATACCTCTGGCACCAATATCGATGTTCAAATAATAGATACTGCTAAAATAAATTTTAATGTTTTAACGTTCTCTAAAAAAGAAAAATTAGAAGATAACGCCGTAATTATTGTTATGGACTATGCTTTTGGTGAACAAGCCTATGAAACCATGGACGAGTTGTTAAAACCATATACTTGCGAGAAAAATACAAAAACGCATTTAGATGTAAAATCGATCTCTATAATGGGTAAAGCTGGTATTTTAGAAGGCGGAAAAGGAGATATTATGATTCCTTCTGCTCATATTTTTGAAGGAACAGCAGACAATTATCCTTTTAGAAACGAACTTTCTAAAGAAGATTTACAAGGTTTTGGAATCGAAGTTTTTGATGGTCCCATGATTTCGGTTTTAGGGACATCGTTACAAAATAAAGATTTATTAAAATTCTTTCACGAATCTACATGGAATGTAATTGGCTTAGAAATGGAAGGCGCACATTACCAAAAAGCCATACAATCTGCTTCGAAAATTAGAGGAAATGTATCTAAAGACATAAAAGTAAGATACGCATATTATGCTTCTGATAATCCTTTAGAAACTGGAGCAACATTGGCCTCTGGAGGATTAGGAATGACAGGGGTTACACCAACGTATGCCATCACTCAAAAAATATTAGAGCAAATTTTTAGCAACTAA
- the rfbB gene encoding dTDP-glucose 4,6-dehydratase, protein MKTILITGGAGFIGANFIPYFLKKNKEINVVNLDLLTYAGDLNNLKEIENHPRYIFVKGDICNRSLVEKLFESHNFSGVIHFAAESHVDNSIKNPDAFVQTNVFGTFNLLDVAKNYWMQAPNHYKKGFEKARFHHISTDEVYGTLGETGLFTEKTPYAPNSPYSASKASSDFMVRSYFHTYGMNVVTTNCSNNYGPKQHNEKLIPTIIRKAISGEQIPIYGDGKNIRDWLYVLDHCSGIEMVYKKGKLGETYNIGGKNERNNLYIAEKICEILDKIKPTKKSYKNQITFVKDRPGHDFRYAIDASKLETELGWKASENFESGILKTIQWYLEKNNKK, encoded by the coding sequence ATGAAAACAATTCTTATTACTGGAGGCGCAGGTTTTATAGGCGCCAATTTTATTCCTTATTTTCTTAAAAAAAATAAAGAAATAAACGTTGTAAACTTAGATTTATTAACTTACGCAGGAGATTTAAATAACTTAAAAGAAATCGAAAACCATCCAAGATATATTTTTGTAAAAGGCGATATTTGTAACAGAAGTTTGGTCGAAAAATTGTTTGAAAGCCATAATTTTTCTGGGGTTATTCATTTTGCAGCAGAATCGCATGTAGATAATTCTATTAAAAATCCAGATGCATTTGTACAAACCAATGTATTTGGCACATTTAATTTGTTAGATGTCGCTAAAAATTATTGGATGCAAGCGCCAAATCATTATAAAAAAGGATTTGAAAAAGCTAGATTCCATCATATTTCTACAGACGAAGTTTACGGAACTTTAGGCGAAACAGGTTTGTTTACAGAAAAAACTCCTTATGCTCCTAACAGCCCTTATAGTGCATCAAAAGCATCGTCTGATTTTATGGTAAGAAGTTATTTTCATACCTATGGAATGAATGTGGTTACTACAAATTGTTCTAACAACTATGGTCCCAAACAACATAACGAAAAATTAATTCCTACTATTATTAGAAAAGCAATTTCTGGAGAACAAATTCCCATTTATGGAGATGGAAAAAATATTAGAGATTGGTTATATGTTTTAGATCATTGTAGCGGAATAGAAATGGTTTACAAAAAAGGTAAATTAGGAGAAACCTACAATATTGGAGGAAAAAATGAACGAAACAATTTATATATAGCCGAAAAAATTTGCGAAATTTTAGACAAAATTAAACCCACAAAAAAATCTTATAAAAACCAAATAACGTTTGTAAAAGATAGACCTGGTCATGATTTTAGATACGCCATAGATGCTTCTAAATTAGAAACCGAATTGGGTTGGAAAGCAAGTGAGAATTTCGAATCTGGAATTTTAAAAACCATTCAATGGTATTTAGAAAAAAATAACAAAAAATGA
- a CDS encoding GDP-L-fucose synthase family protein, with amino-acid sequence MNKNDKIFLAGHRGLVGSALLKNLQKRGFKNIITKTHKELDLTNQQATADFFANEKPDYVFLAAAKVGGIVANNTYRADFIYHNLMIQNNVIHESYVSGVKKLLFLGSTCIYPKNAIQPIKEESLLTNVLEYTNEPYAIAKIAGIKLCESYNLQYGTNFISVMPTNLYGPNDNFDLEKSHVLPALIKKIHLAKLLEEDKKEAVVKDLDVSNFSEAAIILSKFGISSEKIEIWGTGKPMREFLWSEDMADACVHIMQNVDFKYLIKDKKEVRNTHINIGTGNDITIKDLANLIKEVVGYKGEFVFNSDKPDGTMRKVTDVSKLKKLGWQHSVKLEEGVQIMYDWYLK; translated from the coding sequence ATGAATAAAAATGATAAAATATTTCTTGCAGGACATAGAGGTTTGGTTGGAAGTGCACTTCTAAAAAACCTACAAAAAAGAGGTTTTAAAAACATAATTACCAAAACGCATAAAGAACTAGACTTAACAAATCAGCAAGCAACTGCTGATTTTTTTGCGAATGAAAAACCAGATTATGTCTTTTTAGCCGCTGCTAAAGTTGGCGGTATTGTTGCAAACAATACTTATAGGGCAGATTTTATTTATCATAATTTAATGATTCAAAACAATGTAATTCACGAAAGTTATGTTTCTGGTGTAAAAAAACTCCTATTTTTAGGAAGCACTTGTATTTATCCTAAAAATGCAATACAACCAATTAAAGAAGAATCGTTATTAACCAATGTTTTAGAATATACAAACGAACCTTATGCGATTGCAAAAATTGCAGGAATAAAACTGTGTGAAAGTTATAATTTGCAATACGGAACTAACTTTATTTCTGTAATGCCAACAAACTTATATGGCCCTAATGACAATTTCGATTTAGAAAAATCTCATGTTTTACCTGCACTTATAAAGAAAATTCATTTAGCAAAATTGTTAGAAGAAGATAAAAAAGAAGCTGTTGTAAAAGATTTAGATGTTTCTAATTTTAGTGAAGCAGCAATTATTTTGTCTAAATTCGGAATTTCATCAGAAAAAATAGAAATCTGGGGAACAGGAAAGCCGATGCGAGAATTTTTATGGTCGGAAGATATGGCAGATGCCTGTGTACATATAATGCAAAACGTAGATTTTAAATATTTAATAAAAGATAAAAAAGAAGTTCGAAACACACACATAAATATTGGTACAGGAAACGATATTACTATTAAAGATTTAGCAAATCTTATAAAAGAAGTTGTTGGTTATAAAGGTGAATTTGTTTTTAATTCAGACAAACCAGATGGCACCATGCGTAAAGTTACAGATGTTTCTAAATTAAAGAAATTAGGTTGGCAACATTCTGTAAAATTAGAAGAAGGTGTACAAATAATGTATGATTGGTATTTGAAGTAA
- a CDS encoding putative colanic acid biosynthesis acetyltransferase gives MHLQKLNKFKLPNNFRGRNAFVVQLWWLVQAIFFRTSPQFLYGYRRFILRLFGAKIGKKVIIRPSAKITYPWKIRIGDYSWIGDDVVLYSLGEIEIGKNVVVSQKCYICTGSHDYLKSDFPIYAKKIIIEDEVWLATDVFVSPGIIIKTGTVVGSRSSVYKDLPSNKLCIGNPAKVIRERKK, from the coding sequence ATGCATCTACAAAAGTTAAATAAATTTAAATTACCAAATAACTTTCGAGGGAGAAATGCTTTTGTAGTTCAGCTATGGTGGTTGGTTCAAGCAATTTTTTTTAGAACATCTCCACAGTTTTTATATGGATATAGACGTTTTATTTTAAGATTATTTGGTGCAAAAATTGGAAAGAAAGTAATAATAAGACCATCTGCAAAAATAACATATCCATGGAAAATTCGTATTGGGGATTATTCCTGGATAGGAGATGATGTTGTATTATATTCTTTAGGTGAAATAGAAATAGGTAAAAATGTTGTAGTATCTCAAAAATGCTATATCTGTACAGGATCTCACGATTATTTAAAATCAGATTTCCCTATATATGCAAAAAAAATTATTATTGAAGATGAGGTTTGGTTGGCAACAGATGTATTTGTATCTCCAGGGATAATAATAAAAACGGGAACAGTTGTAGGTTCTAGAAGCAGTGTTTACAAAGATTTACCTTCAAACAAGTTATGTATTGGAAATCCCGCAAAAGTGATTAGAGAAAGAAAAAAATGA
- a CDS encoding O-antigen ligase family protein, protein MWFSKIFIFSTILFSLLIFYKIYSLGYYHDKVNINDVYNNLTNNVFGVQQHPIYSSIFISLALFFLLKEIVNKNMYLKILHFCGIIFLCYILFFLSRRGTLIALAVSLISVFLLRFKKLSIKKIAVIGILAVFGITFFTPVLKKRFKEVFYNITYKEVNSDNSSSIRYGVYDCVTKVIKNNWWIGYGIGDVQDELVKCYASKSKILVEGKYNSHNQYFSFMLSNGLLGAIFLIWILIKTLKLGIRNNEVIIVSLMIFYSIVLLFENILERQSGIILFMFFLSYFNFKDYKNLLNVKK, encoded by the coding sequence TTGTGGTTTTCTAAAATTTTTATTTTTTCTACAATTTTATTTAGCCTCTTAATTTTTTATAAAATTTACAGTTTAGGTTATTATCACGATAAAGTAAATATTAATGATGTTTACAACAACTTAACTAATAATGTTTTTGGAGTTCAGCAACATCCTATTTACAGCTCTATTTTTATTTCTTTGGCTTTATTCTTTTTACTTAAGGAAATAGTTAATAAAAATATGTATTTAAAAATTCTTCATTTTTGTGGAATTATATTTCTTTGTTATATACTTTTCTTTCTTTCAAGAAGGGGAACCTTAATAGCGTTGGCAGTTAGTTTAATTTCTGTTTTTTTACTAAGATTTAAAAAGTTATCAATTAAGAAAATTGCTGTAATTGGTATTTTGGCAGTTTTTGGCATAACTTTTTTTACACCCGTTTTAAAAAAAAGATTTAAAGAGGTATTTTATAATATTACCTATAAAGAAGTTAATTCAGACAATTCTTCTAGTATTAGATACGGAGTTTATGACTGTGTCACGAAAGTTATTAAAAATAATTGGTGGATAGGTTATGGAATTGGAGACGTACAAGACGAATTAGTAAAATGCTATGCTTCGAAATCTAAAATTCTTGTAGAAGGAAAATATAATTCGCACAACCAATATTTTAGTTTTATGTTAAGTAACGGATTACTTGGAGCAATTTTTTTAATTTGGATTCTAATAAAAACCTTAAAATTAGGTATTAGAAACAATGAAGTAATTATTGTTTCTTTAATGATTTTTTACTCTATTGTTTTGCTATTTGAGAATATTTTGGAAAGACAGTCTGGTATTATATTATTTATGTTTTTTCTTTCATATTTTAATTTTAAAGACTACAAAAACCTTCTAAATGTTAAAAAATAA
- a CDS encoding glycosyltransferase family 4 protein → MLKNKRVLIIGPLPNPISGVSLANKVVKKILDKSTAFKTNTINTSYPVFKDSVGSFSFHKLFFFLKLNFKALKVFKNDIIYITPGQTFFGVTKYSIFILLASILNKELVIHVHGNYLGKQYKKLKGIKKKTFYFLVSKFTKGIVLSSSLKNNLLPFLDESKIFIVYNFAEDYLYNNSNTSTFNKLKIIYLSNLMEEKGILFLLEALKELEKQDIVYEAKIAGNIDESLKAQIIEKVNNLKHTTYEGVVYGKEKKKLLEWSNIFVLPTFYKMEGQPISILEALATENVIIATNHAGIPDIIKTEINGYIVAPKSANSILEPLLFLDKNKFKIKEITSVNKKYFIDNFTVKNFTEKITETLNASTKVK, encoded by the coding sequence ATGTTAAAAAATAAAAGAGTATTAATAATCGGTCCCTTACCAAACCCTATATCTGGAGTTTCATTGGCGAACAAAGTCGTTAAAAAAATATTAGATAAATCTACTGCCTTTAAAACAAACACAATTAATACCTCTTATCCAGTTTTTAAAGATAGTGTGGGTAGTTTTTCATTTCATAAATTATTTTTTTTTCTGAAGCTTAACTTTAAGGCTTTAAAAGTTTTTAAAAACGATATTATTTATATTACACCAGGACAAACTTTTTTTGGAGTTACAAAATATAGTATTTTTATCCTGCTAGCATCAATATTAAATAAGGAGTTAGTTATACATGTTCATGGTAACTATTTAGGTAAGCAATATAAGAAGTTAAAAGGTATTAAAAAGAAAACATTCTATTTTTTGGTTTCTAAATTCACGAAAGGGATTGTGTTATCTTCTTCATTAAAAAATAATTTACTACCATTTTTAGATGAATCGAAGATATTTATAGTGTATAATTTTGCTGAAGACTATTTATATAACAACTCAAATACAAGCACATTTAATAAATTAAAAATTATTTATTTAAGTAATTTAATGGAAGAAAAAGGAATACTTTTTTTATTAGAAGCCTTAAAAGAATTAGAGAAACAAGATATTGTATATGAGGCAAAAATTGCTGGCAATATAGACGAAAGTTTAAAAGCTCAAATAATAGAAAAGGTAAACAATCTTAAACATACAACTTACGAAGGAGTAGTTTATGGAAAAGAAAAAAAGAAATTATTGGAATGGAGTAATATTTTTGTGCTACCGACGTTTTACAAAATGGAAGGTCAACCTATTTCTATTTTAGAAGCATTGGCTACAGAAAATGTTATTATTGCAACTAACCATGCAGGTATTCCAGATATTATAAAAACAGAAATCAATGGGTATATTGTTGCTCCCAAAAGCGCTAACAGTATATTAGAACCACTTTTATTTCTAGACAAGAATAAGTTTAAAATAAAAGAGATTACCAGTGTCAATAAAAAATATTTTATTGATAATTTTACCGTGAAAAATTTCACAGAGAAAATTACTGAAACCTTAAATGCATCTACAAAAGTTAAATAA
- the rfbC gene encoding dTDP-4-dehydrorhamnose 3,5-epimerase, giving the protein MKVTETFLKGCFVIEPTVFGDKRGRFFEVFNKKIFEEKTGLNIEFVQDNQSISQRGVLRGLHLQKGEHAQAKLVRVIQGKVLDVIVDVRKNSPTYGKHFSIELSEENNKQLFIPRGFLHGFSTLEDNTIFSYKCDNYYNKKAEDGVIYNDKALNIDWRLEKNEILISEKDKILTTFLEFRK; this is encoded by the coding sequence ATGAAAGTAACAGAAACTTTTTTAAAAGGTTGTTTTGTCATAGAACCAACTGTTTTTGGAGATAAAAGAGGTCGTTTTTTTGAAGTTTTTAATAAAAAAATATTTGAAGAAAAAACGGGTTTAAATATAGAATTTGTTCAAGATAACCAGTCTATTTCGCAAAGAGGCGTTTTAAGAGGTTTGCATTTACAAAAAGGCGAGCATGCGCAAGCCAAACTCGTTAGAGTAATTCAAGGTAAAGTTTTAGACGTAATTGTCGATGTTAGAAAAAATTCACCTACTTATGGGAAACATTTTTCGATAGAATTATCCGAAGAAAATAATAAACAATTATTTATACCAAGAGGGTTTTTACATGGTTTTTCTACTTTAGAAGACAACACTATTTTTTCTTATAAATGCGATAATTATTACAACAAAAAAGCAGAAGATGGAGTTATTTATAATGATAAAGCTTTAAATATAGATTGGAGATTGGAAAAGAATGAAATTTTAATATCAGAAAAAGATAAAATTCTAACTACTTTTTTAGAGTTTAGAAAGTAA
- the rfbA gene encoding glucose-1-phosphate thymidylyltransferase RfbA — protein MKGIVLAGGSGTRLHPLTLAVSKQLMPVYDKPMIYYPISTLISAGIKDILIISTPQDLPLFKKLLGDGAQIGCNFEYEVQENPNGLAEAFIIGEKFIGKDKVALILGDNIFYGSGLSDLLKANNNPDGGIVYAYHVNDPERYGVVEFDEQKNVISIEEKPLKPKSNFAVPGIYFYDNNVVNIAKNIKPSKRGELEITEINNIYLKQGKLSVEILDRGTAWLDTGTFDSLMQAGQFVQVIEERQGLKVGSIEEAAFRAGFITKKEMTDLTEPLLKSGYSNNLLKI, from the coding sequence ATGAAAGGCATCGTTTTAGCAGGAGGTTCTGGTACAAGATTACACCCGTTAACATTAGCAGTTAGCAAACAGTTAATGCCAGTATATGATAAACCAATGATTTATTACCCAATTTCAACGTTAATTTCAGCAGGAATAAAAGATATTCTAATTATTTCTACACCACAAGATTTACCACTTTTTAAAAAATTATTGGGAGATGGAGCTCAAATAGGATGTAATTTCGAGTATGAAGTACAAGAAAATCCTAATGGTTTGGCAGAAGCATTTATTATTGGCGAAAAATTTATTGGTAAAGATAAAGTCGCTTTAATTTTAGGAGACAATATTTTTTATGGCTCAGGATTATCAGATTTATTAAAAGCAAATAACAATCCAGATGGAGGTATTGTGTATGCATACCATGTAAACGATCCAGAAAGATATGGGGTTGTTGAGTTTGACGAGCAAAAGAATGTGATTTCAATTGAAGAAAAACCGCTAAAACCAAAATCGAACTTTGCAGTTCCAGGAATTTATTTTTACGATAACAACGTTGTAAATATTGCTAAAAACATAAAACCTAGTAAAAGAGGAGAATTAGAAATTACAGAAATTAACAATATTTATCTAAAACAAGGAAAACTATCAGTAGAAATATTGGATAGAGGAACAGCTTGGTTAGATACTGGAACATTTGATTCTTTAATGCAAGCAGGCCAATTCGTGCAGGTAATAGAAGAAAGACAAGGCTTAAAAGTTGGTTCTATTGAAGAAGCTGCATTTAGAGCTGGTTTTATTACTAAAAAAGAAATGACCGATTTAACAGAACCACTTTTAAAAAGTGGGTATTCTAATAATTTATTAAAAATTTAA